Proteins from one Kiritimatiellia bacterium genomic window:
- a CDS encoding FAD-dependent oxidoreductase yields the protein MGAGLTALGVARHLSDAVIFEASDHVGGHAYSHEQHGVFFDEGAHICHAKDEAWLKLLYAQAGAVRRIEQSRVGCWWHGHWLTYPVQNHLRDLPADLRIRALDDLVKAQVAHQGKTAANYEEWCRFQYGDYLTDQFYREYTDKYWRVPMAEMGTDWLAGRLLPSQLSRIIHGAIAPLDEKQAVFSLFHYPERGGFFAFFKGLYEGLDIRLNRRAVCLDCKTRTIGFADGSETRYESLVSTIPLKELVAITVDAPPEVREAAVGLRCTQLLCVNLVIEKSDLTPYDWFYIYDADIDVARVKVTSNVAPNSVPTGTTVLQTEQFVRDDESFDIPARVAKTVRDLARVLKFDPERMVRAAAHVHVRHAYPIPMQDREERARRIIQWYESRGVYPAGLFGRWKYLWSDQAYSSGRELAASLSASVKG from the coding sequence TTCGAGGCTTCGGATCACGTCGGCGGGCATGCGTATTCGCACGAGCAACACGGTGTTTTCTTTGACGAGGGCGCGCACATTTGTCACGCGAAGGATGAGGCGTGGCTGAAACTGCTATACGCGCAGGCCGGGGCGGTGCGGCGAATTGAGCAGAGCCGCGTCGGGTGCTGGTGGCACGGACACTGGCTGACTTATCCGGTGCAAAACCACCTGCGTGACTTGCCGGCTGATCTCCGCATTCGGGCGCTAGATGATTTGGTGAAGGCGCAGGTCGCGCATCAGGGGAAGACCGCTGCCAATTATGAAGAATGGTGCCGTTTCCAATACGGAGATTATCTGACCGACCAATTTTATCGCGAATATACCGACAAATACTGGCGTGTGCCGATGGCGGAGATGGGGACGGACTGGTTGGCGGGCCGACTACTGCCGTCGCAGCTCTCCCGGATCATTCACGGCGCCATCGCGCCGCTGGACGAAAAGCAGGCGGTATTTTCGCTCTTTCATTATCCTGAACGCGGTGGATTCTTTGCGTTCTTCAAGGGGCTTTATGAGGGACTTGATATCCGTCTGAACCGTCGCGCTGTGTGCCTCGATTGTAAAACGCGCACGATTGGTTTTGCGGACGGCTCGGAAACGCGGTATGAGAGCTTGGTCAGCACCATCCCGCTGAAAGAACTCGTCGCGATCACGGTCGACGCGCCGCCTGAAGTGCGTGAGGCTGCAGTAGGATTGCGGTGCACGCAGTTGCTCTGCGTGAATCTGGTGATCGAGAAGTCCGATCTGACACCATACGACTGGTTCTACATTTATGATGCGGATATCGATGTTGCCCGCGTAAAGGTCACGAGTAATGTTGCGCCCAATAGTGTGCCAACAGGGACTACAGTGTTGCAAACCGAGCAGTTCGTGCGGGACGACGAATCGTTCGATATTCCTGCGCGTGTTGCGAAGACTGTGCGGGATCTCGCGCGCGTGTTGAAATTCGACCCGGAACGGATGGTGCGAGCGGCGGCGCATGTGCACGTCCGACACGCGTATCCGATTCCAATGCAGGATCGGGAAGAACGAGCGCGCCGTATCATACAGTGGTACGAGTCGCGGGGCGTTTATCCCGCCGGTCTTTTTGGGCGTTGGAAATATCTGTGGTCGGATCAGGCTTACTCGAGCGGCCGGGAATTGGCGGCGAGCCTATCGGCCAGTGTAAAAGGGTGA